Proteins from a genomic interval of Ramlibacter algicola:
- a CDS encoding zf-TFIIB domain-containing protein yields the protein MQCPVCKTVNLTMAERSGIEIDYCPQCRGVWLDRGELDKIIDRAAPQGLSATQAPAAAVPPPFQPQQPYPQGSAPYYKKRKREGFLGELFDFD from the coding sequence ATGCAGTGTCCCGTTTGCAAGACCGTGAACCTCACGATGGCCGAGCGCAGCGGCATCGAGATCGACTACTGCCCGCAATGCCGCGGCGTGTGGCTGGACCGCGGGGAACTGGACAAGATCATCGATCGCGCGGCGCCACAGGGCCTGTCAGCCACACAGGCGCCTGCAGCGGCGGTCCCGCCTCCCTTCCAGCCGCAGCAGCCCTATCCGCAGGGCAGCGCGCCCTATTACAAAAAGCGCAAGCGCGAAGGCTTCCTGGGCGAGCTGTTCGACTTCGACTGA
- a CDS encoding Bug family tripartite tricarboxylate transporter substrate binding protein encodes MRLHFARLLATGLLFAAAAAPAQDYPNQPITMIVPFAAGSGTDAVARIVGQKLGERLKQPIVIDNKAGASAQIGAAAAAKAKPDGYTLFMTTNTSHSANPSLFQKLPYDPIKDFTPIARVGELPFALVVNPSLPAKNMRELLAYAKANPGKLSYATPNSTSLVASETIKRIAGVDVVGVPYKSSPQAMTDLVSGQVQMYVADFGSGLTMMKSDKVRTLGVTTAKASPLLPNVPPIGESVPGFDLTSWNGIFGPAGLPPAVADRINRELQVVLADQDVQQKLAALGFQVWPSKTPDEFAKYVDDQLKHWTTLIKQAGVRAE; translated from the coding sequence ATGCGATTGCACTTCGCCCGCCTGCTCGCCACCGGCCTGCTGTTCGCGGCGGCGGCGGCCCCGGCCCAGGATTACCCGAACCAGCCGATCACGATGATCGTGCCGTTCGCCGCCGGCAGCGGCACCGACGCGGTGGCCCGCATCGTCGGCCAGAAGCTGGGCGAGCGGCTCAAGCAGCCGATCGTCATCGACAACAAGGCCGGCGCCAGCGCGCAGATCGGCGCGGCGGCCGCGGCCAAGGCCAAGCCGGACGGCTACACGCTGTTCATGACGACGAACACGTCGCACTCGGCCAACCCCAGCCTGTTCCAGAAGCTGCCGTACGACCCGATCAAGGACTTCACGCCGATCGCGCGCGTGGGCGAGCTGCCGTTCGCGCTGGTGGTCAATCCGTCGCTGCCGGCCAAGAACATGCGCGAGCTGCTCGCGTACGCCAAGGCCAACCCCGGCAAACTGTCGTACGCCACGCCGAACAGCACGTCGCTGGTGGCGTCGGAAACGATCAAGCGCATTGCCGGCGTCGACGTCGTCGGCGTGCCGTACAAGTCCAGCCCGCAGGCGATGACCGACCTGGTGTCCGGCCAGGTGCAGATGTACGTGGCCGACTTCGGCTCCGGCCTGACGATGATGAAGTCGGACAAGGTGCGCACGCTGGGCGTGACCACCGCCAAGGCATCGCCGCTGCTGCCCAACGTGCCGCCCATCGGCGAGTCGGTGCCCGGCTTCGACCTGACCTCGTGGAACGGCATCTTCGGCCCGGCCGGCTTGCCGCCCGCGGTCGCCGATCGCATCAACCGCGAACTGCAGGTCGTGCTGGCCGACCAGGACGTGCAGCAGAAGCTGGCCGCGCTGGGCTTCCAGGTGTGGCCGTCGAAGACGCCCGACGAATTCGCGAAGTACGTGGACGACCAGCTGAAGCACTGGACCACGCTGATCAAGCAAGCGGGCGTCCGGGCGGAGTGA
- a CDS encoding cupin domain-containing protein — translation MTSKFHIRAGSVPAYHPANHEGTSNQRLIGRDNVGAKNVEVVLGTIARGGGALPHAHPGVEQVCYLLEGTARAEVAGEAFDMQPGDACFFPADVFHIFTVTSEQPAKLLVVYSPPYGEDPSRVIRPAAQP, via the coding sequence ATGACGAGCAAGTTCCACATCCGCGCCGGCAGCGTGCCGGCCTACCACCCCGCCAACCACGAAGGCACCAGCAACCAGCGCCTCATCGGCCGCGACAACGTCGGCGCGAAGAACGTCGAGGTGGTGCTGGGCACGATCGCGCGCGGCGGCGGCGCGCTGCCGCACGCGCATCCGGGCGTGGAGCAGGTCTGCTACCTGCTGGAAGGCACGGCGCGCGCCGAAGTGGCGGGCGAGGCCTTCGACATGCAGCCGGGCGACGCCTGCTTCTTCCCGGCCGACGTGTTCCACATCTTCACCGTCACCAGCGAGCAGCCCGCGAAGCTGCTGGTGGTCTACAGCCCGCCCTACGGCGAGGACCCGAGCCGCGTCATCCGGCCGGCGGCGCAGCCATGA
- the dbpA gene encoding ATP-dependent RNA helicase DbpA translates to MPAESTAFSSLPLSPATVANLQRLGYTEMTAIQAAALPPALLGKDLIAQAKTGSGKTAAFALTLLANLNARRFAVQSLVLCPTRELADQVTAEVRRLARAEDNIKVVTVTGGVPSRGQIATLEHGAHIVVGTPGRVLDLLDRGNLQLDALNTLVLDEADRMLDMGFADDVVKVGMQCPSTRQTLLFSATFPDGIMKLAARFMRDPVTVKVESQHASAVIEQRWYEIEDNDRVDAVGRLLDHFRPASTLAFCNTKLRVREVAAWLQRQGIVALALHGDLEQRDRDQVLVRFANRSCSVLVATDVAARGLDIEGLDCVLNVDVTPDPEVHIHRIGRTGRAGESGLALNLASMDEMGAVGRIEQLQGKESEWHPLKELTPANRDHLLPPMATLHLQGGRKEKIRPGDVLGALTKDLGYTREQVGKIDVNEFSTYVAVERGIAQQVAARLNAGKVKGRNVKVRVLDDSGD, encoded by the coding sequence ATGCCCGCCGAGTCGACCGCCTTCTCCTCCCTCCCCCTTTCCCCCGCCACCGTCGCCAACCTGCAGCGGCTCGGCTACACCGAGATGACCGCCATCCAGGCGGCTGCGCTGCCGCCAGCGCTGCTGGGCAAGGACCTCATCGCGCAGGCCAAGACGGGCAGCGGCAAGACGGCTGCCTTCGCGCTCACGCTGCTGGCGAACCTCAACGCACGCCGGTTCGCCGTGCAGTCGCTGGTGCTGTGCCCCACGCGCGAACTCGCGGACCAGGTGACGGCCGAAGTGCGGCGGCTGGCGCGCGCCGAGGACAACATCAAGGTCGTCACCGTCACGGGCGGCGTGCCTTCACGCGGCCAGATCGCGACGCTGGAGCATGGCGCGCACATCGTCGTCGGCACGCCCGGCCGCGTGCTCGACCTGCTGGACCGCGGCAACCTGCAGCTGGACGCGCTCAACACCCTGGTGCTGGACGAGGCGGATCGCATGCTGGACATGGGGTTCGCCGACGACGTCGTGAAGGTCGGGATGCAATGCCCCAGCACGCGCCAGACGCTGCTGTTCTCCGCCACCTTCCCGGACGGCATCATGAAGCTCGCGGCGCGCTTCATGCGCGACCCGGTCACGGTGAAGGTGGAGTCGCAGCACGCCAGCGCCGTGATCGAGCAGCGCTGGTACGAGATCGAGGACAACGACCGCGTCGACGCCGTGGGCCGCCTGCTGGACCACTTCCGCCCGGCGAGCACCCTCGCCTTCTGCAACACCAAGCTGCGCGTGCGCGAAGTGGCCGCGTGGCTGCAGCGGCAAGGCATCGTGGCGCTCGCCCTGCACGGTGACCTGGAGCAGCGCGATCGCGACCAGGTGCTGGTGCGGTTCGCCAACCGTAGTTGTTCGGTGCTCGTCGCCACCGACGTCGCGGCGCGAGGCCTGGACATCGAAGGCCTCGACTGCGTGCTCAACGTCGACGTCACGCCCGACCCCGAAGTGCACATCCACCGCATCGGCCGGACCGGCCGTGCGGGCGAGAGCGGCCTCGCGCTGAACCTGGCGAGCATGGACGAGATGGGCGCGGTCGGCCGCATCGAGCAGTTGCAGGGCAAGGAAAGTGAGTGGCATCCGCTGAAGGAACTCACGCCGGCGAATCGCGACCACCTGCTCCCGCCGATGGCCACGCTGCACCTGCAAGGCGGCCGCAAGGAAAAGATCCGCCCCGGCGACGTGCTGGGCGCGCTGACCAAGGACCTCGGCTACACGCGCGAGCAGGTCGGCAAGATCGACGTCAACGAATTCTCGACCTACGTCGCCGTCGAGCGCGGCATCGCGCAGCAGGTGGCTGCGCGACTGAACGCAGGGAAGGTGAAGGGGCGCAACGTGAAGGTGCGGGTGCTGGACGACTCGGGGGATTGA
- a CDS encoding sigma-70 family RNA polymerase sigma factor, with amino-acid sequence MESLDATELDSPEGRLACAIAQAPAGTACEAEAQLYRLLAPRVRRYGLRHLRDSQAAADLMQHVLAFTIEQLRARAVREPARVLSFVLGTCRMTVTDLRRTEGRRNELLERYAASLPQADIHIAPRLDHQRVADCLQRLAERERSVLVLTFYDDQPSEVVGTQLGLSSANVRVIRHRGLDKMRRCVDAGRVRA; translated from the coding sequence GTGGAGTCCCTGGACGCAACCGAGCTCGACAGCCCGGAGGGGCGGCTGGCCTGCGCCATCGCGCAGGCGCCCGCCGGGACGGCGTGCGAAGCGGAGGCCCAGCTGTACCGGTTGCTCGCCCCGCGCGTGCGCCGCTACGGGCTGCGCCACCTGCGCGATTCCCAGGCAGCGGCCGACCTGATGCAGCACGTGCTGGCCTTCACGATCGAGCAGTTGCGCGCCCGCGCGGTGCGTGAACCGGCGCGCGTGCTGTCGTTCGTGCTGGGCACCTGCCGCATGACGGTGACGGACCTGCGCCGGACCGAGGGCCGCCGCAACGAGCTGCTGGAACGCTATGCCGCTTCATTGCCACAGGCGGACATCCACATCGCGCCGCGGCTGGACCACCAGCGCGTGGCCGACTGCCTGCAGCGGCTCGCGGAGCGGGAGCGCTCGGTGCTGGTGCTCACGTTCTACGACGACCAGCCCTCCGAGGTCGTGGGCACCCAGCTCGGCCTGTCGTCTGCGAACGTGCGCGTGATCCGCCACCGCGGCCTCGACAAGATGCGGCGCTGCGTCGACGCCGGAAGGGTCCGCGCGTGA
- a CDS encoding CaiB/BaiF CoA transferase family protein, with protein sequence MQDQKAPAGPLAGVRILDLTTVIMGPFCTQLLAGMGAEVTKVEPPEGDNMRHVGPMRNAGMGHIFLHANQGKRSIVLDLKKPDALEVVHRLAERSDVLISNVRPQALQRLGLDEASVRARNPRIIHVSCCGFDQDGPYAARPAYDDLIQGATGIPWLMQQYGAPEPCYTPVTLADRVTGLHAVYAVTAALYARQVSGVGQAVVVPMFEAMTQFVLGDHAAGLTFDPPAGEPGYTRLLTPHRKPYRTRDGHLCVLIYNDKQWRSFFAAIGDPGWPERDARFASHRARAENIDAVYEEVARVMLERTTAEWRALLDQADVPNMPMHSPGSLLDDPHHAATGFIRDVQHPTEGALRVPRSPTRWSATPTVTELAPAPTLGEHTHDVLRELGYADDAIDSLLQSGACRAAAPREATTP encoded by the coding sequence ATGCAGGACCAGAAGGCGCCGGCCGGTCCGCTGGCCGGCGTGCGCATCCTCGACCTCACCACGGTGATCATGGGTCCGTTCTGCACGCAGTTGCTGGCGGGCATGGGCGCCGAGGTCACCAAGGTCGAGCCGCCCGAGGGCGACAACATGCGGCACGTGGGCCCCATGCGCAACGCGGGCATGGGCCACATCTTCCTGCATGCCAACCAGGGCAAGCGCTCGATCGTGCTGGACCTGAAGAAGCCCGACGCGCTGGAGGTGGTGCACCGCCTCGCCGAGCGCAGCGACGTCCTGATCAGCAACGTGCGGCCGCAAGCCTTGCAGCGCCTCGGCCTGGACGAGGCGTCGGTGCGTGCGCGCAACCCGCGCATCATCCACGTCAGTTGCTGCGGCTTCGACCAGGACGGCCCGTACGCGGCGCGGCCCGCGTACGACGACCTGATCCAGGGCGCGACGGGCATCCCGTGGCTGATGCAGCAGTACGGCGCGCCGGAGCCTTGCTACACGCCGGTCACGCTGGCCGATCGCGTGACCGGCCTGCACGCCGTGTACGCGGTGACGGCGGCGCTCTACGCGCGCCAGGTCAGCGGGGTGGGGCAGGCGGTGGTGGTGCCGATGTTCGAGGCCATGACGCAGTTCGTGCTCGGCGACCACGCGGCAGGCCTGACGTTCGATCCGCCCGCCGGCGAACCGGGCTACACGCGCCTGCTCACGCCGCACCGCAAGCCGTACCGCACCAGGGACGGCCACCTGTGCGTGCTGATCTACAACGACAAGCAGTGGCGAAGCTTCTTCGCCGCCATCGGCGACCCGGGCTGGCCCGAGCGTGATGCGCGCTTCGCCAGCCACCGCGCCCGCGCGGAGAACATCGACGCCGTGTACGAGGAAGTCGCCCGCGTAATGCTCGAGCGCACCACTGCCGAATGGCGCGCGCTGCTCGACCAGGCCGACGTGCCCAACATGCCAATGCATTCGCCCGGCAGCCTGCTGGACGATCCGCACCACGCCGCCACCGGCTTCATCCGCGACGTGCAGCACCCCACCGAAGGCGCGCTGCGCGTGCCGCGCAGCCCCACGCGCTGGTCGGCCACGCCCACCGTGACCGAGCTGGCCCCTGCGCCGACGCTCGGCGAGCACACGCACGACGTGCTGCGCGAGCTGGGCTATGCCGACGACGCCATCGATTCCCTGCTGCAGTCCGGCGCCTGCCGGGCCGCGGCCCCGCGCGAGGCCACCACCCCATGA
- a CDS encoding LysR family transcriptional regulator, translated as MKLHFLRYFAVLGEELHFGRAADRLAITQPPLSSAIKALEQELGVQLLERDSRRVRLTPAGAAFLVEAQQILERVEKATSIAKTVAGGMRGRLEVGVTGSLLYRKAPAIVQAYRREMPGVDVVLREMSTADQTSALLHGQLQAGFVNAAAVPPPLASMPLPQDEFVVCLPSNHPKANATRVRLTDLASEQFVMFSRDVAPANHDNVIAIFSQAGIHPTTVHAARQWLTIIAMVAHGLGVALVPRSLSRSKVDGVTFVRLRDVSAASPALLAWNPDFETPAVTSFLACAQQVMEGS; from the coding sequence ATGAAACTCCATTTCCTGCGCTACTTCGCCGTGCTCGGCGAGGAACTGCACTTCGGCCGCGCGGCCGATCGCCTGGCCATCACGCAGCCGCCACTGTCCAGTGCGATCAAGGCGCTGGAGCAGGAACTGGGCGTGCAACTGCTCGAGCGCGACAGCCGTCGCGTGCGCCTGACCCCTGCGGGCGCCGCGTTCCTGGTCGAGGCGCAGCAGATCCTGGAGCGCGTGGAGAAGGCCACCAGCATCGCGAAGACGGTGGCCGGCGGCATGCGCGGCCGGCTGGAAGTCGGCGTCACCGGCTCGCTGCTGTACCGCAAGGCGCCGGCGATCGTGCAGGCGTACCGGCGCGAAATGCCGGGTGTGGACGTGGTGCTGCGGGAGATGTCGACGGCCGACCAGACGTCGGCGCTCTTGCATGGCCAGTTGCAGGCGGGGTTCGTCAATGCCGCGGCGGTGCCGCCGCCGCTGGCGAGCATGCCGCTGCCGCAGGACGAATTCGTCGTGTGCCTGCCTTCGAATCACCCAAAGGCGAATGCCACCCGCGTGCGACTGACCGACTTGGCGAGCGAGCAGTTCGTCATGTTCTCGCGCGACGTGGCGCCCGCCAACCACGACAACGTCATCGCGATCTTCAGCCAGGCCGGTATCCACCCGACCACGGTGCACGCGGCGCGCCAGTGGCTGACGATCATCGCGATGGTGGCGCACGGGCTGGGCGTGGCGCTGGTGCCGCGATCGCTGTCGCGGTCCAAGGTCGATGGCGTGACCTTCGTGCGACTGCGCGACGTCAGCGCGGCGTCGCCCGCGCTGCTGGCGTGGAACCCCGACTTCGAGACGCCGGCGGTGACCAGCTTCCTGGCCTGCGCGCAGCAGGTGATGGAGGGGAGCTGA
- a CDS encoding zf-HC2 domain-containing protein, whose translation MSAAAAHIPLDVLLQDWLGETDPATRDAVDAHLMACDDCGVLLDDLVAHAAGVRDAVRSGAVGVAVGGGFVERLPGLGIRVREYRVAPNGSVNCTVAPDDDVLVSRLEVPLAGVQRLDMAMELSLDPGVVYHSDDVPFDPAAGEVLFLAPMAQVRARPTHTVHMTLVAHDGTGSRELGRYEFRHSPWDARPPAAP comes from the coding sequence GTGAGCGCAGCCGCCGCCCACATCCCGCTGGACGTGCTGCTGCAGGACTGGCTGGGCGAGACCGACCCCGCCACCCGCGACGCGGTGGACGCGCACCTGATGGCATGCGACGACTGCGGGGTCCTGCTCGATGACCTGGTGGCCCACGCTGCGGGCGTGCGCGATGCGGTGCGGTCCGGAGCGGTGGGCGTGGCGGTCGGCGGCGGGTTCGTCGAACGCCTTCCCGGCTTGGGCATTCGCGTGCGCGAGTACCGGGTGGCGCCCAACGGCAGCGTGAACTGCACCGTGGCGCCGGACGACGACGTGCTGGTCAGCCGATTGGAAGTGCCGCTGGCGGGCGTGCAGCGGCTGGACATGGCGATGGAACTCTCGCTCGACCCGGGCGTGGTGTACCACTCGGACGACGTCCCGTTCGACCCCGCTGCCGGCGAGGTGCTGTTCCTGGCACCGATGGCGCAGGTGCGCGCGCGCCCCACCCACACCGTGCACATGACGCTGGTCGCGCACGATGGCACCGGCTCGCGCGAACTGGGCCGCTACGAGTTTCGGCACAGTCCGTGGGACGCGCGGCCGCCAGCGGCGCCCTGA
- a CDS encoding SGNH/GDSL hydrolase family protein, whose protein sequence is MSLSRVRTAIAAATVSLLAACGGGGGDETPVGSAPAPTPPSASAAPITRLVVAGDSLADVGTFGLKATVQSASNPAGYPIYPEVVSQQLGTGALCSYFTSSDEGGSFATRPACTNFAVAGADIVNPVVRDGDDSPFSLKKQLESALSANGGAWKPGDLLVMDAGANDAAGLADTYLGAQRGGATDKLVFAALLGQQLSGSTIDNALSQPNGGSVAATLYMQQLARTWWAMVKANALDQGATRVVLVNIPDITLTPRLRDVVAGAATDLGAGGAADFQAAVRGWITTFNSELAAQAAGDSRVVIVDYFGEFTAEVAGAPAAGLTNTTQAACPATVDFPQCTDAALDAAPPAGAVAGWWKTWLFSDRFHPSPRGHELLGAAVLRAIQAAGWR, encoded by the coding sequence ATGTCGCTCAGCCGTGTCCGCACCGCCATCGCCGCCGCCACCGTGTCTCTCCTTGCCGCCTGTGGCGGCGGCGGTGGCGACGAAACGCCGGTCGGCAGCGCACCCGCGCCGACGCCGCCGTCTGCCTCAGCCGCCCCCATCACGCGCCTGGTCGTCGCCGGCGACAGCCTGGCCGACGTCGGCACCTTCGGCTTGAAGGCGACCGTGCAGAGCGCGTCGAATCCGGCCGGCTACCCGATCTATCCGGAAGTCGTCTCGCAGCAGCTCGGGACCGGGGCGCTGTGCAGCTACTTCACGAGCAGCGACGAGGGCGGCTCGTTCGCCACGCGACCGGCATGCACGAACTTCGCCGTCGCGGGCGCCGACATCGTGAACCCCGTCGTGCGCGACGGGGACGATTCGCCGTTCTCGCTGAAGAAGCAGCTCGAGTCCGCGCTGTCCGCGAACGGCGGCGCGTGGAAGCCCGGCGACCTGCTCGTCATGGACGCAGGCGCCAACGACGCGGCCGGCCTGGCCGACACCTACCTGGGCGCGCAACGCGGAGGTGCGACCGACAAGCTCGTGTTCGCCGCACTGCTCGGGCAGCAGCTGAGTGGCTCCACCATCGACAACGCGCTGTCGCAACCCAATGGCGGCAGCGTCGCGGCCACCCTGTACATGCAACAGTTGGCGCGCACGTGGTGGGCGATGGTGAAGGCGAACGCGCTGGACCAGGGCGCCACGCGCGTGGTGCTGGTCAACATCCCGGACATCACGCTCACGCCGCGCTTGCGCGACGTCGTGGCGGGCGCAGCGACCGACCTGGGCGCGGGCGGCGCCGCCGACTTCCAGGCCGCGGTGCGCGGTTGGATCACGACCTTCAACAGCGAACTCGCCGCGCAGGCTGCGGGCGACTCGCGGGTCGTGATCGTCGACTACTTCGGTGAGTTCACCGCCGAAGTGGCGGGAGCGCCGGCGGCCGGCCTGACCAACACGACGCAGGCGGCCTGCCCGGCCACCGTGGACTTCCCGCAATGCACGGACGCCGCACTCGATGCCGCGCCGCCCGCGGGCGCAGTGGCGGGCTGGTGGAAGACCTGGCTGTTCTCCGACCGCTTCCACCCGTCGCCGCGCGGGCACGAGCTGCTGGGGGCGGCCGTGCTGCGGGCGATCCAGGCCGCGGGCTGGCGCTGA
- a CDS encoding hemerythrin domain-containing protein codes for MAQDAIQLLDADHQRVEALYKDFKAAGGNRDAQLALAQTICAELVLHAMVEEEIFYPAYAHATGDEQAVEHANKEHGELKELIAKVPQAENLDGAMEVIMRRTMHHVDEERREMFAKARASGMELATVGGRIQTRRDEVMAAVQGA; via the coding sequence ATGGCCCAGGACGCCATCCAGTTGCTCGACGCCGACCATCAGCGCGTCGAAGCCCTCTACAAGGACTTCAAGGCCGCCGGCGGCAACCGCGACGCGCAGCTCGCCCTGGCGCAGACCATCTGCGCCGAGCTGGTGCTGCACGCGATGGTGGAAGAGGAGATCTTCTATCCGGCGTACGCGCACGCCACGGGCGACGAGCAGGCCGTGGAGCACGCGAACAAGGAGCACGGCGAGCTCAAGGAGCTGATCGCCAAGGTGCCGCAGGCGGAGAACCTGGACGGCGCGATGGAAGTGATCATGCGGCGCACGATGCACCACGTGGACGAGGAACGGCGCGAGATGTTCGCGAAGGCGCGCGCCAGCGGCATGGAGCTGGCGACCGTCGGCGGCCGCATCCAGACGCGCCGCGACGAAGTGATGGCGGCCGTGCAGGGCGCCTGA
- a CDS encoding thioesterase family protein, producing the protein MLRNALTAGLAFLQPRRPASGEFTCRFRVLPWDVGVRTFKTDRYLAVVESAQVDFVIRAGLLRRFLKEGIGWVNVVQAAHFARPLRLLDAYTVTTRVECADDKHAYASFRFATEAGVHATVLLKTKFKQGRRTIAPRELLGECPSEKPELVQPLDRLG; encoded by the coding sequence ATGCTTCGCAACGCCCTCACTGCCGGCCTCGCCTTCCTGCAGCCACGGCGGCCCGCCAGCGGCGAGTTCACGTGCCGCTTCCGCGTCCTGCCCTGGGACGTCGGCGTGCGCACGTTCAAGACGGACCGCTACCTCGCCGTCGTCGAGTCGGCGCAGGTCGACTTCGTCATCCGCGCCGGGTTGCTACGCCGTTTCCTGAAAGAAGGGATCGGCTGGGTGAACGTGGTGCAGGCCGCGCACTTCGCGCGGCCGCTGCGGCTGCTCGACGCCTATACCGTGACCACGCGGGTGGAGTGCGCCGACGACAAGCACGCGTATGCCTCGTTCCGGTTCGCCACGGAGGCGGGGGTGCACGCCACGGTGCTGTTGAAGACCAAGTTCAAGCAGGGCCGGCGGACGATCGCGCCGCGTGAGTTGCTGGGAGAGTGCCCGTCGGAGAAGCCCGAGCTGGTGCAGCCGCTGGATCGTCTGGGCTGA
- a CDS encoding acyl-CoA dehydrogenase family protein, translating into MDFEATEQHRQIEDAVAKACAPFDDAYWRARDEDGRFPNELHQALASAGWLGIAMPEEYGGAGLGIREAALMMHTIAATGAGLSGASAVHMNIFGLHPVVVHGTAEQKARWLPPLIAGQDRACFAVTEPNTGLNTLKLRTRAVRQGDHYLVSGQKVWISTAQVANKVLLLARTTPVEESKGTHGLSLFYTDLDRSKIAVHAIDKMGRACVDSNELFIEGLRVPVEDRIGEEGRGFEYILHGLNPERILIAHEAIGLGRAALRKATGYANERVVFDRPIGKNQGIQHPLARNWMELEAAHLMAQKAAWLYDAGQPCGAEANAAKYLGGEACFRACENSILTHGGMGYSKEFHVERYLREAWIPRLAPVSPQMILNFIAEKVLGLPKSY; encoded by the coding sequence ATGGACTTCGAAGCCACCGAGCAGCACCGGCAGATCGAGGACGCGGTCGCCAAGGCCTGCGCGCCGTTCGACGACGCGTACTGGCGCGCCCGCGACGAGGACGGCCGGTTCCCGAACGAGCTGCACCAGGCGCTGGCGTCGGCCGGCTGGCTGGGGATCGCGATGCCCGAGGAATACGGCGGCGCCGGCCTCGGCATCCGCGAAGCGGCGCTGATGATGCACACCATCGCCGCCACCGGCGCCGGCTTGTCCGGCGCGTCGGCGGTGCACATGAACATCTTCGGCCTGCACCCGGTGGTGGTGCACGGCACCGCCGAGCAGAAGGCGCGCTGGCTGCCGCCGCTGATCGCGGGCCAGGACCGTGCGTGCTTCGCGGTGACCGAGCCCAACACCGGCCTGAACACGCTGAAGCTGCGCACCCGCGCCGTGCGCCAGGGGGACCACTACCTGGTGAGCGGGCAGAAGGTGTGGATCTCCACCGCGCAGGTCGCCAACAAGGTGCTGCTGCTGGCGCGCACCACGCCGGTGGAGGAGAGCAAGGGCACGCACGGCCTGAGCCTGTTCTACACGGACCTCGATCGCTCGAAAATCGCCGTGCACGCCATCGACAAGATGGGCCGCGCGTGCGTCGATTCGAACGAGCTGTTCATCGAGGGCCTGCGCGTGCCGGTGGAGGACCGCATCGGCGAGGAAGGCCGCGGCTTCGAATACATCCTGCACGGCCTGAACCCCGAGCGCATCCTGATCGCCCACGAGGCCATCGGCCTGGGCCGCGCGGCGCTGCGCAAGGCGACAGGCTACGCCAACGAGCGCGTGGTGTTCGATCGCCCGATCGGCAAGAACCAGGGCATCCAGCACCCGCTGGCGCGCAACTGGATGGAGCTCGAGGCCGCGCACCTGATGGCGCAGAAGGCCGCGTGGCTGTACGACGCCGGCCAGCCGTGCGGCGCCGAAGCCAACGCCGCCAAGTACCTGGGCGGCGAGGCGTGCTTCCGCGCCTGCGAGAACTCGATCCTCACCCACGGCGGCATGGGCTACTCCAAGGAGTTCCACGTCGAGCGCTACCTGCGTGAAGCCTGGATCCCGCGGCTGGCGCCGGTGAGCCCGCAGATGATCCTGAATTTCATCGCGGAGAAGGTGCTGGGGCTGCCGAAGTCGTACTGA